TATAACAAAATCAAGACTTTGTATGAAGTCGGACTTGGATATATAAGACTGGGACAGCCTGCTACGACGCTTTCAGGCGGCGAAGCTCAAAGAGTGAAGCTTGCGACTGAACTTTCTAAGCGCAGCACAGGAAAGACTGTTTATATTTTGGACGAACCCACTACAGGACTTCATATGGCTGACGTTGACAAGCTTATATCGGTATTACAAAGATTGGTTGCCAATGGCAATACAGTGATAGTAATTGAACACAACCTGGACGTAATAAAAGTTTGCGATTATATCATAGACTTAGGTCCAGAAGGCGGCGAACACGGCGGTCAGATTATAGCACAAGGTACTCCTGAAGAAGTTGCTATGGTAAGCCAAAGCTATACTGGACAATTCTTAAATCAAATTTTACATTTAGGATAAAAATATGAATGAAAAAGAAATTTATCTTGCTGGCGGATGCTTTTGGGGTGTGGAAGAATTTTTTTCTAACATTTCTGGAGTTGTATTTACCCAAACAGGCTACGCCA
This region of Clostridia bacterium genomic DNA includes:
- a CDS encoding excinuclease ABC subunit UvrA, whose product is YNKIKTLYEVGLGYIRLGQPATTLSGGEAQRVKLATELSKRSTGKTVYILDEPTTGLHMADVDKLISVLQRLVANGNTVIVIEHNLDVIKVCDYIIDLGPEGGEHGGQIIAQGTPEEVAMVSQSYTGQFLNQILHLG